In Halopelagius inordinatus, a single genomic region encodes these proteins:
- a CDS encoding phosphogluconate dehydrogenase C-terminal domain-containing protein, producing the protein MATTVALMGAGGKMGCRITDQLRDADRYELRCVEPSKAGRERLAERGLSARPEHEAVSGADIVLLAVPDELIGSITADVVPELDAGTMVVLLDPAAAHADVLYDREDVTYFVAHPCHPSFFTADTGMADDDTDWFGGQGRDEQNIVCALHRGPESDYERGEAIARDIYAPVGDAHRVTTEQMAMLEPALVESLLGSCLYAIRDGYRRVVEAGVPEEAARDFLFGHFRIEFGIVFGLTDFPFSDGAQAAIEQAREDIFTDDWEDEIFARDNVAQSAEEIVADD; encoded by the coding sequence ATGGCAACCACAGTCGCGTTGATGGGAGCCGGCGGCAAGATGGGCTGTCGGATAACCGATCAACTCCGAGACGCCGACCGGTACGAACTCCGCTGCGTCGAACCGAGCAAAGCGGGGCGCGAACGACTGGCCGAGCGCGGACTCTCCGCACGACCCGAACACGAGGCGGTATCGGGCGCCGACATCGTACTGCTCGCGGTACCGGACGAACTGATCGGGTCGATAACCGCGGACGTCGTTCCCGAACTCGACGCGGGGACGATGGTCGTCTTGCTCGACCCGGCGGCCGCCCACGCCGACGTGCTCTACGACCGCGAGGACGTGACCTACTTCGTCGCGCACCCCTGTCATCCCTCATTTTTCACCGCCGACACGGGGATGGCCGACGACGATACGGACTGGTTCGGCGGACAGGGGCGAGACGAACAGAACATCGTCTGCGCTCTCCACCGCGGCCCGGAGAGCGATTACGAACGGGGCGAGGCGATAGCGCGCGACATCTACGCGCCCGTCGGCGACGCCCACCGCGTGACGACAGAACAGATGGCGATGCTCGAACCCGCCCTCGTCGAATCCCTGTTGGGGTCGTGTCTGTACGCGATTCGCGACGGATACCGGCGCGTCGTCGAGGCGGGCGTCCCGGAGGAGGCCGCCCGGGACTTCCTGTTCGGTCACTTCCGAATCGAGTTCGGTATCGTCTTCGGACTCACCGACTTCCCGTTCTCCGACGGCGCCCAAGCGGCGATAGAACAGGCCAGAGAAGACATCTTCACCGACGACTGGGAAGACGAGATATTCGCCCGAGACAACGTCGCACAGAGTGCGGAGGAGATCGTCGCCGATGACTAG
- a CDS encoding class I fructose-bisphosphate aldolase, translating into MTGSLGSAVVVALDHGLHWGVFDGFEDRRRTLEAVLEGGPDGILASVPFLEQHRDLLDDHPSVYTIGTVDIIHDSTIPGEQASDEIHRQVFDLEDAARVGADAVKACLIYGRNDPGVLGDNLEFAARIARNGRHHGLEVVLEPTLWGPRIEDDLDADLIGEAARIGAELGPDILKLYYPGDADAFAPIVDRAPSPVYVAGGPLAESESAVLEMTADAVDAGADGVIYGRNVWQHEDPASVVEALKDIVHDGATPDESLARFDR; encoded by the coding sequence ATGACGGGTAGTTTAGGCAGTGCAGTCGTCGTAGCACTCGATCACGGCCTTCACTGGGGGGTCTTCGACGGGTTCGAGGACCGCCGCCGAACGCTGGAGGCGGTGCTCGAAGGCGGCCCGGACGGAATTCTCGCGAGCGTTCCGTTCTTAGAACAGCACCGAGACCTGTTGGACGACCACCCCTCGGTGTACACGATAGGGACGGTGGATATCATCCACGACTCGACGATTCCCGGAGAACAGGCGTCCGACGAGATTCACAGACAGGTGTTCGACCTCGAAGACGCGGCGCGGGTCGGCGCGGACGCGGTGAAAGCCTGTCTGATATACGGACGGAACGATCCCGGCGTTCTCGGCGACAACCTCGAGTTCGCCGCCCGTATCGCGCGGAACGGGCGGCACCACGGTCTCGAAGTCGTCCTCGAACCCACGCTTTGGGGCCCCCGAATCGAGGACGACCTCGACGCGGACCTGATCGGCGAAGCGGCGCGAATCGGGGCCGAACTCGGTCCGGACATCCTGAAACTGTACTACCCCGGCGACGCCGACGCGTTCGCCCCGATAGTCGACCGAGCGCCGTCCCCCGTGTACGTCGCGGGAGGGCCGCTAGCCGAATCCGAATCCGCGGTGCTCGAAATGACCGCGGACGCGGTGGACGCCGGCGCGGACGGTGTGATATACGGCCGCAACGTCTGGCAACACGAAGACCCCGCGAGCGTCGTCGAAGCGCTCAAAGATATCGTTCACGACGGTGCGACGCCCGACGAATCGCTCGCTCGCTTCGACAGATGA
- a CDS encoding triose-phosphate isomerase, whose translation MSFEPPFFQINYKLYPDTWGEDGLEFAKTAARVADEFGVDFVLSPQTADIRLVARETDLPILAQGMSPHEPGRGLGHILAESLREAGATGVMMNHPERRETAPELETKIRRCREVGLTSVVCVENYEFGKAVLEWDPDWVVFEQPELLGTTTSLNETDPEAVERFSELVAERNPRTNVFLGGGISSVADVEAALELADATGSASWISSDVPVEEREETLRAIAEVLAEA comes from the coding sequence ATGAGTTTCGAGCCACCGTTCTTCCAGATAAACTACAAACTGTACCCTGATACGTGGGGAGAGGACGGACTCGAGTTCGCGAAGACGGCCGCGCGCGTCGCAGACGAGTTCGGCGTCGATTTCGTCCTCTCACCGCAGACGGCGGATATCCGACTCGTCGCTCGGGAGACCGACCTCCCGATTCTGGCGCAAGGGATGTCCCCGCACGAACCCGGTCGGGGACTCGGACACATCCTCGCCGAGTCCCTCCGGGAGGCCGGCGCGACGGGGGTGATGATGAACCACCCCGAACGCAGAGAGACGGCTCCGGAGTTAGAGACGAAGATACGCCGGTGCCGCGAAGTCGGTCTCACGTCCGTCGTCTGCGTCGAGAACTACGAGTTCGGCAAGGCGGTGTTGGAGTGGGACCCAGACTGGGTCGTCTTCGAGCAACCGGAGTTACTCGGGACGACGACGTCTCTCAACGAGACCGACCCCGAGGCGGTCGAACGGTTCTCGGAGTTGGTCGCGGAACGGAACCCGCGGACGAACGTCTTTCTGGGAGGCGGCATCTCCTCGGTGGCGGACGTCGAGGCGGCGTTGGAACTGGCGGACGCCACCGGGTCGGCCTCGTGGATATCGTCGGACGTGCCGGTCGAGGAACGCGAGGAGACTCTCAGAGCGATCGCGGAGGTACTGGCGGAGGCCTGA
- a CDS encoding GntP family permease: MVLSNPMVPFVVGLLAVVLLLVWLKLPAFVGLIIATVIVGVVTPEVPFAEVPTTTAEAFGDVLVGIGIPILMAAVIGKTLMESGAAERIVRAFLGITGNENSEYALLGSSYILSIPVFFDNVFYLLAPIGRSMRARTGDKFAVYISVLSAGALGTHMLVPPTPGPLAMAAELNVDLGVAMGVGALVAIPTTLVGGVVYGRWIDPRMDIPLRDAMGTTAESVRENADQPIDELPGIVEATLPIVVPVVFIASNTIAGVLLSEGASILSVTAFFGDPNIALTAAALLSSWTFYRMKDLTRRELESELTEALKSGGNIIAITAAGGAFGAMLQSAGIGDYIAGNLSEVGIPLLMTGWLIAGLIRIAQGSGTVAILTGASIMAPLTGPLSVHPVYMMMAVGTGGMLFAWYNDSGWWIVKEVAGITQAETFKTFSAVNLVMSVTGITVVLVLSTLMPLQ, translated from the coding sequence ATGGTACTATCTAACCCGATGGTCCCGTTCGTCGTGGGGTTGCTTGCAGTGGTCCTGCTGTTGGTGTGGTTGAAACTCCCGGCGTTCGTCGGACTCATCATCGCTACGGTCATCGTCGGTGTCGTGACGCCGGAGGTACCGTTCGCCGAAGTACCGACCACGACGGCGGAGGCGTTCGGGGACGTGTTGGTCGGAATCGGTATCCCCATCCTGATGGCGGCCGTCATCGGGAAGACGCTGATGGAGAGCGGTGCCGCCGAACGAATCGTCCGCGCGTTCCTCGGCATCACCGGGAACGAGAACTCCGAGTACGCGCTGTTGGGGAGCAGTTACATCCTGTCGATTCCGGTGTTCTTCGACAACGTGTTCTACCTGCTCGCGCCTATCGGTCGGTCGATGCGGGCGCGAACGGGCGACAAGTTCGCGGTGTACATCTCGGTTCTCAGTGCCGGAGCGCTCGGGACGCACATGTTGGTCCCTCCGACCCCCGGTCCGTTGGCGATGGCGGCCGAACTCAACGTGGACCTCGGAGTCGCGATGGGCGTCGGCGCGTTGGTCGCGATTCCGACGACTCTCGTCGGCGGCGTCGTGTACGGCCGTTGGATCGACCCTCGGATGGATATTCCGCTCCGCGACGCGATGGGAACGACCGCAGAGAGCGTGAGAGAGAACGCGGACCAACCGATAGACGAACTCCCCGGAATCGTCGAAGCGACGCTGCCCATCGTGGTCCCCGTCGTGTTCATCGCCTCGAACACCATCGCGGGCGTTCTCCTCTCTGAGGGCGCGTCGATACTCTCCGTGACCGCGTTCTTCGGGGACCCGAACATCGCGCTCACGGCGGCGGCTCTGCTATCGTCGTGGACGTTCTACCGGATGAAGGACCTGACCAGGAGAGAACTCGAATCCGAACTGACCGAGGCGCTGAAGAGCGGTGGCAACATCATCGCGATAACGGCGGCCGGCGGTGCGTTCGGTGCGATGCTCCAGAGCGCGGGAATCGGAGACTACATCGCAGGAAACCTCAGCGAAGTCGGTATCCCGCTTCTCATGACGGGATGGCTCATCGCCGGGTTGATCCGAATCGCTCAGGGTTCGGGCACCGTCGCAATCCTGACCGGCGCGTCTATCATGGCACCGCTTACGGGGCCGCTCTCCGTCCATCCCGTCTACATGATGATGGCGGTCGGCACCGGCGGGATGCTGTTTGCGTGGTACAACGACAGCGGCTGGTGGATCGTCAAAGAAGTCGCGGGAATCACGCAAGCGGAGACGTTCAAGACGTTCTCCGCGGTTAATTTGGTGATGTCCGTGACCGGGATAACGGTCGTGTTAGTCCTCTCGACGCTGATGCCCCTCCAGTAA
- a CDS encoding YihY/virulence factor BrkB family protein: MSTARSVVALARDRNITYLAAGIAYYAFVSIIPMILLAVSIASFVGGEAFATRIADMLSQQLSDAGQGAVTETLTNTTGRGAASVVGFLTLTWSALKLFRGLTQAFDNVYANDLDVSLLEQVRDALVVTLGIALAVALVVGVGVALSVLNLQIPLANVLGTAVLILALTLALLPIYYVLPPVDVTVGEVLPGAAVAAVGWVLLQIGFRIYASNAGRYAAYGIIGAVLLFVTWLYFASIVVLFGAAVNAVRRGTTTETW; encoded by the coding sequence ATGTCGACCGCCCGATCCGTCGTCGCTCTCGCACGGGACCGAAATATCACCTATCTGGCCGCGGGAATCGCCTACTACGCGTTCGTGTCGATAATCCCGATGATACTTCTGGCAGTCTCTATCGCGTCGTTCGTCGGGGGAGAGGCGTTTGCCACCCGCATCGCCGACATGCTCAGCCAGCAACTCTCCGATGCGGGGCAAGGCGCCGTGACGGAGACGCTGACCAACACCACCGGACGGGGTGCCGCGTCCGTAGTCGGGTTTCTCACGCTGACGTGGAGCGCGCTGAAACTCTTTCGCGGCCTCACGCAGGCGTTCGACAACGTGTACGCGAACGACCTCGACGTTTCCCTCCTCGAACAGGTCCGCGACGCCCTCGTCGTGACCCTCGGCATCGCTCTCGCCGTCGCACTCGTCGTCGGCGTCGGCGTCGCGCTCTCGGTTTTGAACCTGCAGATTCCGCTCGCCAACGTCCTCGGAACCGCCGTGTTGATACTCGCGTTGACGCTGGCGCTCCTCCCGATTTACTACGTTCTCCCGCCGGTCGACGTGACGGTCGGCGAGGTGTTGCCGGGGGCGGCCGTCGCCGCGGTCGGGTGGGTACTCCTGCAGATCGGCTTCCGAATCTACGCGTCCAACGCCGGTCGTTACGCGGCGTACGGGATAATCGGGGCCGTCCTTCTTTTCGTCACGTGGCTGTACTTCGCCAGCATCGTGGTACTGTTCGGCGCGGCGGTCAACGCCGTTCGCCGGGGAACGACGACGGAGACGTGGTAG
- a CDS encoding DUF7127 family protein — MEAPRQLRSAAAEREEITIAHREYEDENVVAIDFGPGVEATLDIVGETAIVVAGESQYEFEIPPEATDVTTNDGILLITE, encoded by the coding sequence ATGGAGGCACCCCGACAGTTGCGTTCTGCGGCGGCGGAACGGGAGGAGATCACCATCGCTCACCGGGAGTACGAGGACGAGAACGTCGTCGCCATCGACTTCGGCCCCGGCGTCGAAGCGACGCTCGATATCGTCGGAGAGACGGCCATCGTCGTCGCGGGCGAGAGCCAGTACGAGTTCGAGATTCCGCCCGAAGCGACCGACGTCACGACGAACGACGGTATTCTCCTGATAACGGAGTAA